From one Sardina pilchardus chromosome 6, fSarPil1.1, whole genome shotgun sequence genomic stretch:
- the si:ch211-254p10.2 gene encoding solute carrier family 40 member 1: protein MSLRADTAPCGGVMVDFESDDIREARKKKARSIPGSALIYLRGPKFLIYVSGALSMWGDRMWHFAISVFLIELYGRNLLLTAVFGLVVAGSVLLLGAMIGDWVDRNPRNKVAHASLFIQNISVTVCSIVLMLVFSYKKWIEQIWDGWLTVVCYTVVIILADVANLASTALTIAIQRDWIVVITGYNRGHLAGMNATMRRIDQVTNILAPLAVGQVMTLASNVVGCGFILGWNLVSLIVEFIFLSRVYRIVPELSVKPPAVEEDDQNSSEGRADRTNSTGQQANMTFLVVLREITNLPLCFRKFQWFLSTCKEGWKAYYRQPVFLAGMGLAFLYTTVLGFDCITTGYAYTQGISGSLLSLLMGVSAITGLLGTIMFTKLRKLYGLVNTGIISSCLHLGCLLLCLCSVFAPGSPMDLSLLMPITESANGSESSNMARQRQKHTYPLQGGSNQPLLPDRSSIHWTNTTVLFENMPSGNTPESYVSIILLFLGVITARIGLWSFDLTVTQLLQENICESERGVVNGVQSSMNYLMDLLHFIMVISAPQPQHFGILVIISVLFITTGHTMYFLYARKPKLGSYRKLRYKNAYTLLCRCVQGPGCWDDRGFLSGNLFREGGVTPLCSPYGPFASRGGHTGRMLACSGDPN, encoded by the exons ATGTCGCTAAGAGCTGACACAGCCCCATGTGGAGGGGTGATGGTGGACTTTGAGTCTGATGACATCCGAGAGGCACGCAAAAAGAAGGCCAGGAGTATACCAG GGTCAGCGCTTATCTACCTCAGGGGCCCCAAATTTCTGATCTATGTCAGTGGAGCTCTGTCCATGTGG GGTGATCGTATGTGGCACTTTGCTATCTCTGTCTTCCTTATTGAACTGTACGGACGAAACCTGCTACTGACTGCCGTGTTTGGCCTggtagttgctggttcagtgcTGCTACTTGGAGCTATGATCGGGGATTGGGTCGATCGCAACCCAAGGAATAAGG TGGCCCACGCCTCGCTCTTCATTCAGAACATCTCAGTGACTGTGTGCAGCATTGTACTCATGCTAGTGTTCTCATACAAAAAGTGGATTGAGCAAATTTGGGATGGCTGGCTAACT GTAGTTTGTTATACGGTGGTGATCATCCTGGCAGATGTGGCTAATTTAGCAAGCACAGCCCTGACCATTGCTATCCAAAGGGACTGGATTGTGGTCATCACTGGTTACAACCGTGGACACCTTGCTG GTATGAATGCCACAATGCGACGGATAGACCAAGTGACCAACATACTGGCCCCACTTGCTGTGGGCCAAGTCATGACCCTGGCATCTAATGTGGTTGGCTGCGGATTTATCTTGGGTTGGAACCTTGTGTCTCTGATAGTCGaattcatcttcctctctcgaGTGTACCGCATCGTCCCAGAACTTTCCGTCAAACCTCCAGCTGTGGAGGAGGATGACCAGAACAGCTCGGAGGGGAGGGCAGACAGGACAAACTCCACAGGTCAGCAGGCCAATATGACTTTCCTTGTTGTGTTAAGA GAGATCACCAACCTGCCCCTGTGCTTCCGCAAGTTCCAGTGGTTCCTGAGCACCTGCAAAGAGGGCTGGAAGGCCTACTACCGCCAGCCTGTGTTTCTGGCCGGCATGGGCCTGGCCTTCCTCTACACCACTGTGCTGGGCTTTGACTGCATCACCACAGGCTATGCCTACACCCAGGGTATCAGCGGCTCGCTTCTCAGCCTCCTCATGGGCGTGTCAGCCATCACGGGTCTGCTGGGCACCATCATGTTCACCAAGCTGCGCAAGCTCTACGGCCTGGTCAACACCGGCATCATCTCCAGCTGCCTGCACTTGGGCTGCTTGCTTCTCTGCTTGTGCTCGGTGTTTGCCCCCGGCAGCCCCATGGACCTCAGCTTGCTGATGCCGATCACGGAGTCGGCCAACGGTTCAGAGTCCAGCAACATGGCACGGCAGAGACAGAAGCACACCTATCCACTTCAGGGTGGCAGCAACCAGCCTCTGCTGCCCGACCGCTCCTCCATTCACTGGACTAACACCACCGTgttgtttgaaaacatgccgTCAGGAAACACCCCGGAGAGTTATGTCTCCATCATCTTGCTGTTCCTGGGCGTCATCACAGCACGAATTG GCCTCTGGTCCTTCGACCTAACTGTTACCCAGCTTCTTCAGGAAAACATTTGTGAGTCAGAACGTGGTGTGGTCAATGGTGTCCAGAGCTCAATGAACTACCTAATggatctgctgcacttcatcatGGTCATCTCTGCTCCACAACCACAGCACTTCGGCATCCTTGTCATTATCTCTGTTTTATTCATTACCACAGGACATACTATGTACTTCCTCTATGCTCGAAAG CCCAAACTAGGAAGCTACAGGAAGCTGAGGTACAAGAATGCTTACACCCTTCTCTGCCGTTG TGTCCAAGGGCCCGGGTGTTGGGACGATAGAG GTTTCCTGAGTGGAAACCTTTTTAGGGAAGGAGGTGTGACGCCCCTCTGCTCCCCCTACGGGCCGTTTGCTTCTCGTGGTGGCCACACGGGCAGAATGCTGGCTTGCAGTGGGGATCCTAATTGA
- the LOC134083457 gene encoding sodium-dependent neutral amino acid transporter B(0)AT3-like has product MRTMSDDIQVDESKVTDERPKWDNKVQYLLTCIGFAVGLGNVWRFPYLCQTYGGGAFLIPYLIALVFEGLPLLHLELAIGQRLRMGSIGVWTSISPYLGGVGLASMTVSFLVGLFYNTILAWILWYFFHSFQNPLPWENCPIDMNRTGYITECEKSTPVNYFWYRKTLNITPNIDTSGSLQWWMVLCLATAWCLVYVCFIRGIETIGKAVYVTATFPYLVLTIFVIRALTLPGASLGLVYLFTPDWETLKNPKVWLDAATQIFFSLSLAFGGLIAFSSYNPQKNNCERDTLIVGLVNSATSIYASIPIFAILGFKANANFNDCLGKNILALTNAFNIGDQNMTVENYDDWLTHLNATDPSLVMGLHLRTCSLKTFLDESASGTGLAFIVFTEAVIKMPGSQVWAVLFFVMLFSLGLSSMFGNLEGVLTPLLDLHLVPKWCPKEIFTGFMCMVSFSVALLFTLGSGNYWLEIFNNYVGSLPLLVIAFFEITAVVFIYGINRFNDDIEWMTGRRPNLYWQVTWRVISPLMLLVVFLAYIVVEAGEKPTYSAWNPNYVDFPLPDVRPYPRWVYSICVLLAAVPCMLIPLGALFRLARRLRTYIAHKRTPNPYDTESFTPDM; this is encoded by the exons GTGCATTCCTCATCCCCTACCTGATAGCACTCGTGTTTGAGGGCCTGCCGCTGCTGCACTTGGAGCTGGCTATAGGGCAGAGGCTGAGGATGGGGAGCATCGGAGTATGGACCTCAATCTCCCCATATCTAGGAGGAGTAG GTCTTGCCTCGATGACGGTGTCCTTCTTGGTGGGCTTGTTCTACAACACAATCCTGGCCTGGATCTTGTGGTACTTTTTCCACTCATTCCAAAATCCTCTCCCATGGGAGAACTGCCCGATCGACATGAACAGAACAG GCTACATCACTGAGTGTGAGAAAAGCACACCAGTGAATTACTTCTGGTACCGGAAGACATTAAACATCACTCCTAACATCGATACAAGTGGCTCATTGCAGTGGTGGATGGTGCTATGCCTCGCTACAGCTTGGTGCCTGGTCTACGTGTGCTTCATTCGTGGTATTGAAACTATTGGCAAA GCAGTGTATGTCACAGCCACGTTCCCGTACCTTGTGCTCACCATCTTTGTGATCAGAGCGCTGACTCTCCCAGGAGCGTCTCTGGGCCTTGTGTACCTCTTCACACCAGAC TGGGAAACTCTGAAGAACCCAAAGGTGTGGTTGGATGCTGCTACACAGATCTTCTTCTCCTTATCTTTAGCCTTTGGGGGACTCATTGCATTTTCCAGCTATAATCCCCAGAA GAATAACTGTGAGCGTGATACCCTCATCGTTGGACTTGTTAACAGTGCCACATCGATTTATGCTTCAATACCTATATTTGCCATTTTGGGATTCAAGGCCAATGCAAATTTTAATGACTGCCTTGGCAA AAATATCCTGGCGCTGACAAATGCTTTCAACATTGGAGATCAGAACATGACAGTGGAAAACTATGATGACTGGCTTACCCATTTAAACGCTACTGATCCCAGTCTAGTGATGGGCCTGCATTTGAGGACCTGCAGTCTTAAAACATTTCTTGATGAG AGTGCCTCGGGAACTGGTCTGGCTTTCATAGTGTTCACCGAGGCGGTGATCAAGATGCCTGGCTCCCAGGTGTGGGCAGTGCTCTTCTTCGTCATGCTGTTCAGCTTGGGCCTGTCCTCCATGTTTGGGAATCTGGAGGGAGTTCTAACACCTCTTCTTGACCTCCATCTGGTGCCCAAATGGTGCCCTAAAGAAATCTTTACAG GGTTCATGTGTATGGTGTCCTTCTCTGTGGCCCTCCTCTTCACTCTGGGATCAGGAAACTATTGGCTTGAGATTTTCAACAACTATGTTGGATCACTGCCTCTGCTTGTCATTGCCTTTTTTGAAATCACAGCAGTAGTCTTCATATATGGAATCAACAG GTTCAACGATGACAtagagtggatgacaggtcGAAGGCCTAACCTGTACTGGCAGGTCACTTGGAGGGTCATTAGTCCACTGATGCTGCTTGTTGTGTTTCTGGCATACATTGTGGTAGAGGCAGGAGAGAAGCCAACATACTCCGCATGGAACCCCAACTAT GTGGATTTCCCCCTCCCTGACGTGCGTCCGTACCCAAGGTGGGTGTACTCCAtctgtgtgctgctggctgCTGTGCCCTGCATGCTTATCCCCCTGGGAGCCCTCTTCAGACTTGCCCGGCGCCTCAGGACATACATCGCCCACAAGCGCACGCCAAACCCCTACGACACCGAGAGCTTCACACCAGACATGTAA